One Methanococcus aeolicus Nankai-3 DNA segment encodes these proteins:
- a CDS encoding beta-class carbonic anhydrase, whose translation MSDDAKPKKKLAIISCMDTRLVNFLSEKLGIDRGDAKVIKNAGNMIMDDTLRSLVVAIYLLDVDKIMVVGHTDCGMKSVDVNDVKNKMLERGANPYFTPNLEQWLGKIDSEEDNIIKGVDLIKNHPAIPKNMDVRGYILDIDTGSLNQLC comes from the coding sequence TTGAGTGACGATGCAAAGCCTAAGAAAAAACTTGCAATTATTAGTTGCATGGATACCAGGTTGGTTAATTTTCTTTCTGAAAAACTAGGAATAGATCGAGGAGATGCCAAAGTAATTAAAAATGCAGGAAATATGATAATGGACGATACATTGAGATCACTTGTGGTAGCCATATACCTACTTGATGTGGATAAAATCATGGTAGTCGGACATACGGACTGCGGAATGAAATCAGTTGATGTCAATGATGTCAAAAATAAAATGCTTGAAAGAGGGGCAAATCCATATTTCACTCCGAATTTAGAGCAATGGCTTGGCAAAATTGATTCTGAGGAAGATAATATCATTAAGGGAGTAGATTTAATAAAAAACCATCCAGCAATTCCAAAAAATATGGATGTTCGAGGATATATATTGGATATTGATACAGGAAGTCTAAACCAATTATGTTAA
- the phoU gene encoding phosphate signaling complex protein PhoU, with product MVRNAYDTQIEEIEQDVIKMGELCIESLEKSVQAFLKSDKELAKKIREGDNVIDLMEMEIEEKCVSIMALQQPVASDLRRLLTVLKIISKLEKIGDNASKISKITLRSNTKMNKDSEILNVMVLYLKDMLKDILKAYQEKNEELAREVYKRDKKIDKLFEELYGEMIRHIIENPSHTSKVTEIIFVGKYLERNGNLIASIGDRIVYMITGERIKEEEFDYKHFE from the coding sequence ATGGTTAGAAATGCTTATGATACCCAAATAGAAGAAATAGAGCAGGATGTAATTAAAATGGGGGAATTATGTATTGAATCGTTGGAAAAATCAGTACAGGCATTTTTAAAATCGGATAAAGAGCTTGCTAAAAAAATTAGAGAAGGAGATAATGTCATAGATTTAATGGAAATGGAGATAGAGGAAAAATGTGTTTCAATCATGGCACTTCAACAGCCCGTAGCATCAGATTTAAGAAGACTATTGACAGTATTAAAAATAATATCAAAACTTGAAAAAATAGGAGATAATGCCTCAAAAATATCTAAAATTACATTGAGATCCAACACTAAAATGAATAAAGATAGTGAAATATTAAATGTTATGGTGCTATATCTTAAAGATATGTTAAAGGATATATTAAAGGCATATCAAGAAAAGAACGAAGAATTAGCAAGAGAAGTATATAAAAGAGATAAAAAAATAGATAAATTATTTGAAGAATTATATGGGGAAATGATAAGGCATATTATAGAAAATCCATCTCATACATCAAAGGTAACAGAAATAATATTTGTTGGAAAATATTTGGAAAGAAACGGAAATCTAATAGCCTCAATTGGAGATAGAATAGTTTATATGATTACGGGGGAAAGAATAAAAGAAGAAGAATTCGATTATAAGCATTTTGAATAA
- a CDS encoding formate dehydrogenase H subunit alpha, selenocysteine-containing yields MTEFKMVHTVCPYCGCGCGIDLTVKDDKIVGTHPFKRHPVNEGKTCIKGNYCHEFVHSDERLKKPLIKKDGQFVESSWEEVLDLIASKLKKYTPDEVGFFSSARCTNEDNYIFQKFSRAVMKTNNIDHCARIUHSATVAGLGEAFGSGAMTNSIEDIEEANCIFIIGSNTFEQHPIIARRIIRAKENGTKVIVVDPRKTMTAQQADIFLQITPGTNAAILNGLINVIIKNNLIDNEFIKNRTKGFAELKKSVEKYTPEYVSKICGVSPELIVEAAKIYATSEKSSILYCMGVTQFIHGVDNVKCCCNLSSITGNIGKRGTGVNPLRGQNNVQGACDMGALPNVYPGYQKVNVPEIYGKFEELWNTELSHDVGLTISEMIEKCGDELKCLYIMGENPMVSDPDINHLEHAFESLDFLIVQDIFLTETAQMADVVLPSACWAEKDGTFANTERRVQKIRKAVNPPGEALEDWIIIKKLAEKMGYGEMFNYTSHEDIFNEIRKATPQYAGITYGRLGTDGIHWPCKTEDSKGTPILHTEKFLTPDGIGKLFAIEYGEAAELPDEEYPMILTTGRIVFHYHTGTMTRKCKHITSEINEGFVEIHPEDAEKLNIKNNELVKVSSRRGEVKVKVRVTKNIKKGVVFMPFHFAESAANLLTNTAVDPNCKIPEFKVCAVKIDKQ; encoded by the coding sequence ATGACCGAATTTAAAATGGTCCATACAGTATGTCCATACTGCGGATGCGGATGCGGAATAGATTTGACCGTAAAAGATGATAAAATCGTCGGGACTCATCCGTTTAAAAGACATCCAGTAAATGAAGGAAAAACATGTATTAAAGGAAATTACTGCCATGAATTTGTTCATAGTGACGAGCGACTAAAAAAACCATTAATTAAAAAAGATGGTCAATTTGTTGAATCCAGCTGGGAAGAGGTTTTGGATTTAATTGCAAGTAAATTAAAGAAATATACTCCTGATGAAGTGGGTTTTTTCTCATCTGCAAGATGTACGAATGAGGATAATTATATATTCCAAAAATTTTCAAGAGCAGTGATGAAAACAAATAATATAGATCATTGTGCGAGAATTTGACACTCTGCAACTGTTGCAGGTCTTGGGGAAGCTTTTGGGTCTGGTGCCATGACAAACTCAATTGAAGATATTGAAGAAGCAAATTGTATATTTATTATAGGTTCAAACACATTTGAACAGCATCCGATAATTGCGAGAAGAATAATTAGGGCAAAAGAAAACGGAACTAAGGTCATAGTTGTTGACCCGAGAAAAACGATGACTGCCCAGCAGGCCGACATATTTCTCCAAATAACTCCTGGAACAAATGCTGCCATATTAAATGGTTTGATAAATGTAATAATAAAGAATAATTTAATCGATAATGAATTCATAAAAAATAGGACAAAAGGATTCGCAGAGTTAAAAAAGTCTGTGGAAAAATACACTCCCGAATATGTTTCAAAGATTTGTGGGGTTTCACCTGAATTAATAGTGGAAGCGGCAAAAATATATGCAACTTCTGAAAAGTCATCGATATTATATTGTATGGGCGTGACTCAGTTCATACATGGTGTAGATAATGTTAAATGTTGCTGTAATTTATCATCTATAACGGGAAATATTGGAAAAAGAGGAACCGGAGTTAATCCATTGAGGGGACAAAACAATGTTCAGGGGGCCTGTGATATGGGAGCTCTACCTAATGTATATCCTGGATACCAAAAGGTAAATGTCCCCGAAATATATGGTAAATTCGAAGAACTTTGGAACACCGAATTAAGTCATGATGTGGGACTCACAATTTCAGAAATGATTGAAAAATGCGGAGATGAATTAAAATGTCTGTATATAATGGGGGAAAACCCAATGGTTTCTGACCCAGATATAAACCATTTAGAGCATGCATTTGAATCCCTAGATTTCCTCATTGTTCAGGATATATTCCTAACCGAAACAGCCCAAATGGCAGATGTTGTTTTACCCTCTGCGTGTTGGGCTGAAAAGGACGGAACATTTGCAAATACTGAAAGAAGAGTTCAGAAAATAAGAAAAGCAGTAAATCCACCAGGGGAGGCCCTTGAAGACTGGATTATAATTAAAAAACTTGCTGAAAAGATGGGATATGGCGAAATGTTTAACTATACTTCGCATGAGGACATATTTAATGAGATTAGAAAAGCTACGCCACAGTATGCAGGAATTACCTACGGAAGATTAGGCACAGATGGCATTCACTGGCCATGTAAAACAGAAGATAGTAAAGGAACTCCAATACTACATACTGAAAAATTCCTTACGCCAGATGGAATAGGTAAATTATTTGCCATCGAATATGGGGAAGCCGCAGAGCTTCCAGATGAAGAATATCCGATGATTTTGACCACTGGAAGGATTGTATTCCACTACCATACAGGAACAATGACGAGAAAATGTAAGCACATTACCTCAGAGATAAACGAGGGATTCGTAGAAATACACCCCGAAGATGCTGAAAAATTAAACATTAAAAATAATGAACTTGTCAAGGTTTCATCTAGGAGGGGCGAAGTAAAAGTTAAGGTAAGAGTCACTAAAAATATCAAAAAGGGAGTGGTATTTATGCCGTTCCACTTTGCAGAAAGTGCCGCAAACCTATTAACTAACACCGCAGTAGATCCAAACTGTAAGATACCAGAATTTAAAGTATGTGCAGTTAAAATTGATAAACAATAA
- a CDS encoding helix-turn-helix domain-containing protein, with protein MEYEIKEILEKVKNEEKNKSIVIKKTIENIDKSLIDNLASLLSSEVKAKIYIYLRKYGNSTVDEIAHGTGIYPSTIREAILEMYKSGIVVREKLDKEGLGKKPYIYSAVSPSELVKKLSKGLQNKLNEVIMLDKKIKKKEIKIPFLPVKIVVNDDIDERND; from the coding sequence ATGGAATATGAGATAAAAGAAATTTTAGAAAAGGTCAAAAACGAGGAAAAAAATAAATCAATTGTAATCAAAAAAACCATTGAAAACATAGACAAATCATTAATAGATAATTTAGCAAGCCTTTTATCGAGTGAAGTAAAGGCTAAGATATATATTTATCTCAGAAAATATGGAAATAGCACAGTAGATGAAATAGCTCATGGAACAGGAATATATCCTTCCACCATTAGGGAGGCAATTTTGGAAATGTATAAAAGTGGAATTGTAGTCAGAGAAAAGTTGGATAAAGAAGGGTTGGGTAAAAAACCATATATTTATTCAGCGGTGTCTCCATCTGAGCTCGTAAAAAAATTATCAAAAGGACTCCAAAATAAATTAAACGAAGTGATAATGCTCGATAAAAAAATTAAAAAGAAAGAAATTAAGATACCGTTCTTACCTGTTAAAATAGTTGTCAATGACGATATTGATGAGCGAAATGATTAA
- a CDS encoding peptidase U32 family protein, with translation MVELLAPARDLTCLKTAINYGADAVYCGLKELNMRFTVKNFNRDELKEGIKFAHENNKKVYLCTNTVVYENDLKKLNDIFDFANSSEVDAVIVSDLGAMELAKEYGLRIHASVQTNITNSLTAKFYSKFAKRIILSRELTLNQIKDIRNNLKNNNENDNGKYNNNYYNLELEGFIHGALCVALSGRCFLSSYLFNRNANCGDCLQPCRRKWKLINEHNDGTHELICEGKYLLSPKDICTIEHVPELMEALDSFKIEGRAKNADYVMRTTKTYRDAINSVIDGTYDEKIPYFKRELQKIYNREYDTGFYFRDLTTNHDFQHEKEGNLSPYTKIEIGTVVNFYKKPMVAEIKLIGDLKIGDNVLIIGNKTGCVEETISSIQINSNPKDIGQKGQNIGVKLNNIVRERDKVFILKEKEIVNKEN, from the coding sequence ATGGTTGAATTGCTGGCACCTGCACGAGATTTAACATGCTTAAAAACTGCCATTAATTATGGTGCAGATGCAGTTTATTGTGGTTTAAAAGAGTTAAACATGAGATTTACAGTTAAAAATTTTAATAGAGATGAATTAAAGGAAGGAATAAAATTTGCACACGAAAATAATAAAAAAGTCTATTTATGCACAAATACCGTTGTTTATGAAAATGATTTGAAGAAATTAAATGATATTTTTGATTTTGCCAATAGTTCAGAAGTTGATGCAGTAATAGTTAGCGATTTGGGAGCAATGGAACTGGCAAAAGAGTATGGTCTTAGAATCCATGCAAGCGTTCAAACAAATATTACTAACTCATTAACTGCTAAATTTTATTCAAAATTTGCAAAAAGGATAATTTTATCAAGGGAATTAACATTGAACCAGATAAAAGATATTAGAAACAATTTAAAAAATAATAATGAGAATGATAATGGCAAATATAACAATAATTATTATAATTTAGAGCTCGAAGGATTTATTCACGGAGCTCTCTGTGTTGCACTAAGTGGAAGATGTTTTTTAAGCTCCTACCTATTTAACAGAAATGCAAATTGTGGGGACTGCCTTCAACCATGTAGGAGAAAATGGAAGCTAATAAATGAACATAATGATGGCACACACGAACTTATTTGTGAAGGTAAATATTTACTATCTCCAAAAGATATTTGCACAATTGAGCATGTCCCGGAGCTAATGGAGGCATTGGATAGCTTTAAAATAGAGGGCCGGGCTAAAAATGCCGACTATGTAATGAGAACCACAAAAACATACAGAGATGCAATTAATTCAGTAATTGATGGAACCTATGATGAAAAAATCCCATACTTCAAAAGGGAGCTCCAAAAAATATATAATAGAGAATATGACACAGGATTCTATTTCAGGGATTTAACTACAAATCATGACTTCCAACATGAAAAAGAGGGGAATTTATCACCATACACAAAAATAGAAATCGGAACAGTGGTAAATTTCTATAAAAAACCAATGGTAGCGGAAATAAAGTTAATTGGAGATTTAAAAATTGGAGATAATGTATTAATAATTGGAAACAAAACAGGCTGTGTGGAAGAAACAATATCCTCAATACAAATAAATAGTAATCCAAAAGATATAGGGCAAAAGGGGCAAAATATTGGCGTAAAATTAAATAATATTGTGAGAGAACGAGACAAAGTATTTATCCTAAAAGAAAAAGAAATAGTAAATAAAGAAAATTAA
- the pstB gene encoding phosphate ABC transporter ATP-binding protein PstB produces MDTKIKVNNLNLWYGEKQALKNNSITIYDKKITALIGPSGCGKSTFLRCLNRMNDLIPIVKIEGEVLLNGKNIYAKDVDVVELRKTVGMVFQKPNPFPMSIYDNVAYGPRIHGIKKKSELDKIVEESLKKAALWDEVKDDLKKSALGLSGGQQQRLCIARTIAVKPDVILMDEPTSALDPISTLKIEDLMAELKKEYTIVIVTHNMQQASRISDYTAFFLMGDIIEFDKTEKIFLEPSEKETEDYISGRFG; encoded by the coding sequence ATGGACACAAAAATAAAAGTAAATAACCTAAATTTATGGTATGGAGAAAAACAGGCATTAAAAAATAATTCTATAACAATATATGATAAAAAAATAACGGCATTAATTGGACCTAGTGGTTGTGGTAAATCTACATTTTTAAGATGCCTAAATAGAATGAATGATTTAATTCCTATTGTGAAAATAGAGGGGGAAGTATTATTAAATGGAAAAAATATATATGCCAAAGATGTTGATGTTGTGGAGCTCCGAAAAACCGTAGGTATGGTTTTCCAAAAACCAAATCCATTTCCAATGAGTATTTATGATAATGTTGCATATGGTCCAAGAATACACGGAATTAAGAAAAAAAGCGAATTGGATAAAATTGTAGAAGAATCCTTAAAAAAAGCGGCACTATGGGATGAGGTAAAAGACGATTTAAAAAAATCTGCATTAGGTTTATCGGGAGGACAGCAGCAAAGATTGTGTATTGCGAGAACAATTGCAGTTAAACCAGATGTAATATTAATGGACGAACCAACATCAGCCCTTGACCCAATATCCACATTAAAAATTGAGGATTTAATGGCAGAATTGAAAAAAGAATATACTATTGTAATTGTTACCCACAATATGCAACAGGCAAGTAGGATTTCGGATTATACGGCATTTTTCTTAATGGGAGATATAATAGAATTCGATAAAACTGAAAAAATATTCCTTGAACCATCTGAAAAAGAAACAGAGGACTACATTAGTGGGAGATTTGGATAA
- a CDS encoding Coenzyme F420 hydrogenase/dehydrogenase, beta subunit C-terminal domain, giving the protein MKYLIQSTDENILKHAECGGAVSALFKYLLDKEIVDGVLALKKGEDVYDGIPTLVKNSEELIETCGSLHCAPTNFGNIISKHLNDLKLAVAVKPCDAMAINELQKRQQIDKDNIYTIGLNCGGTIPPITARKMIEMFYGVNPEDVIKEEIDSGKFIIELKDGTHKAIKMHDLEDKGFGRRKNCQRCELKIPRNADLACGNWGAEDGWTFVEACSEKGKELIENAEKEGYIMVKTPSEKGIKIRGKIEKIMIGLAKSAQKEQLEEKYYSPEKWKEYWSRCIKCYGCRDACPLCFCKECALSQDYMDKGEIPPDPIMFQGIRLSHMSFSCINCGQCEDVCPIEIPVAHIYHRTQLKIRKTTNFIPGVDDSMPFLYQ; this is encoded by the coding sequence ATGAAATACTTAATCCAATCAACAGATGAAAACATATTAAAACATGCTGAATGTGGTGGGGCGGTGTCTGCATTATTCAAATATCTTTTGGATAAAGAAATTGTTGATGGAGTTTTAGCCCTAAAAAAGGGAGAGGATGTTTATGATGGAATACCCACTCTTGTAAAAAATTCAGAGGAACTTATAGAAACTTGCGGTTCTTTACATTGTGCCCCAACAAACTTTGGAAATATTATAAGTAAACATTTAAATGATTTGAAATTAGCAGTAGCTGTAAAACCATGTGATGCCATGGCCATAAATGAGCTCCAAAAAAGACAGCAAATAGATAAAGACAATATCTATACAATAGGTTTAAATTGTGGTGGAACAATTCCCCCAATTACTGCAAGAAAAATGATTGAGATGTTTTATGGCGTAAATCCTGAAGATGTTATCAAGGAAGAGATAGATAGTGGTAAATTCATAATAGAATTAAAGGATGGAACCCATAAAGCCATTAAAATGCATGATTTAGAAGATAAAGGATTTGGAAGGAGAAAAAACTGCCAGAGATGCGAATTAAAAATTCCAAGAAATGCAGATCTTGCATGTGGAAACTGGGGGGCAGAAGATGGATGGACTTTTGTTGAAGCATGTTCAGAAAAAGGAAAAGAATTAATTGAAAATGCTGAAAAAGAAGGATATATTATGGTTAAAACCCCTTCTGAAAAAGGTATTAAAATTAGGGGAAAAATTGAAAAAATTATGATTGGTCTTGCCAAATCCGCCCAGAAGGAACAACTTGAAGAGAAATACTATTCCCCCGAAAAATGGAAAGAATATTGGAGCAGATGTATAAAATGCTATGGTTGTAGAGATGCTTGCCCACTATGTTTCTGTAAGGAGTGTGCTTTAAGTCAAGATTACATGGACAAAGGGGAAATTCCACCGGACCCGATAATGTTCCAAGGTATCAGACTATCCCACATGAGTTTTAGCTGTATAAACTGCGGTCAATGTGAAGATGTATGTCCAATAGAGATCCCAGTGGCCCATATTTATCATAGGACCCAATTAAAAATAAGAAAAACAACAAACTTTATTCCTGGTGTAGATGACAGCATGCCATTTTTATACCAATAA
- a CDS encoding selenium-binding protein: MELDSFLITTTNEIPGIELYYIDIVSEVVEGHDMDKLLKIMEEKAKSMKAIAIIGFKTTAIYDGNNVKLMGYGTAVKDIEGQWAVD, translated from the coding sequence ATGGAATTGGATTCATTTTTGATAACAACTACAAATGAAATTCCTGGAATAGAGCTTTATTATATAGATATAGTTTCAGAAGTCGTGGAAGGCCATGATATGGATAAATTGTTAAAAATAATGGAAGAAAAAGCAAAATCTATGAAGGCTATTGCCATAATTGGATTTAAAACCACTGCCATATACGATGGAAATAATGTAAAATTGATGGGATATGGAACCGCTGTTAAGGATATTGAAGGACAGTGGGCAGTAGATTAA
- the tes gene encoding tetraether lipid synthase Tes encodes MKTISLCPTCLKKINAEIFEEDKRIIIEKECPKHGKFRDIYWNDGEIYEKYNKYEYIGNGIKNSNTEVKDGCPFDCGLCPNHKSTTILANLDVTNRCNLNCPICFANANRTKKIYEPSIEEIKKMIINLRSEELPCPAIQFAGGEPTIREDLPKLIKMAREFGFNHVQVATNGIKLKNIMYIKKLKEAGLSTIYLQFDGLTEKPYLIARNKNLLPLKLKVIENCRKANFNSVVLVPTLVKGVNDDQIGDIIRFAAKNRDVVRNVNVQPVSFTGRTDENKRLEQRITIPDFIKLVGEQTNGEILRDDFYPVPFVVPISLFVELWENSQVVKLGAHQHCGAATYVFVENDELIPITRFFNVEGFIELLKEVYDDHQDKTNELSNIEKGKILLKITKELPNLVDSSKTPSNVKFMETLIKILKGDYNALSKFHFNTILIGCMHFMDPYNFDAKRVQRCIIHYALPDNKIIPFCTYNTLYRKQIEDKYSIPIEEWKKRKK; translated from the coding sequence TTGAAAACCATATCTTTATGCCCTACATGTTTAAAGAAAATAAATGCAGAGATATTTGAAGAGGATAAGAGGATAATAATAGAAAAGGAATGTCCAAAACATGGAAAATTTAGAGATATTTATTGGAATGATGGCGAAATATATGAAAAATATAATAAGTATGAATATATTGGAAATGGAATAAAAAATTCAAATACTGAGGTTAAAGATGGATGTCCTTTTGACTGCGGATTATGTCCAAATCACAAATCTACAACCATACTTGCAAATTTAGATGTAACAAATAGGTGTAATTTAAACTGCCCTATATGTTTTGCAAATGCAAATAGAACTAAAAAAATATACGAACCATCCATTGAAGAAATAAAAAAGATGATAATTAATTTGAGAAGCGAGGAGCTCCCCTGTCCTGCAATACAATTCGCCGGTGGAGAACCAACAATTAGGGAAGATTTACCGAAATTAATAAAAATGGCTAGGGAGTTCGGATTCAACCATGTTCAAGTTGCTACCAACGGCATAAAATTAAAAAATATTATGTATATTAAAAAATTAAAAGAAGCTGGATTATCCACAATTTATTTACAATTTGATGGCTTAACAGAAAAACCCTATTTAATTGCAAGGAATAAAAATCTACTACCTTTGAAATTAAAGGTTATAGAAAATTGTAGAAAAGCCAATTTTAATAGTGTTGTTTTGGTTCCAACACTTGTAAAAGGGGTTAATGATGACCAGATAGGAGATATAATAAGATTCGCAGCTAAAAACAGAGATGTTGTCAGAAATGTAAATGTTCAGCCAGTTTCTTTCACTGGAAGAACTGATGAAAATAAAAGATTGGAACAAAGAATAACCATTCCAGATTTTATTAAACTTGTGGGGGAACAGACAAACGGAGAAATTCTAAGAGATGATTTTTATCCTGTGCCATTTGTGGTGCCAATTTCACTGTTTGTCGAGCTCTGGGAAAATAGTCAAGTAGTAAAATTAGGAGCTCACCAACACTGTGGAGCTGCAACCTATGTATTTGTAGAAAATGATGAGCTCATACCTATAACAAGATTCTTTAATGTTGAAGGTTTTATAGAACTTCTTAAAGAGGTTTATGATGACCACCAGGATAAAACTAATGAATTATCCAATATAGAAAAAGGAAAAATACTTTTAAAAATCACAAAAGAACTGCCTAATTTAGTGGATTCTTCAAAAACGCCATCAAATGTAAAATTTATGGAAACCTTAATAAAAATATTAAAGGGGGATTATAATGCCCTTTCGAAATTCCATTTTAATACGATTTTAATTGGATGCATGCATTTTATGGACCCATACAATTTTGATGCTAAAAGGGTTCAAAGGTGTATTATACATTACGCATTGCCGGATAACAAGATAATACCATTCTGCACTTACAATACATTATATAGAAAACAGATTGAAGATAAATATTCAATACCTATTGAGGAATGGAAAAAAAGAAAAAAATAA
- a CDS encoding nucleoside triphosphate pyrophosphohydrolase, with protein MKKTTYNKLIRDKIPEIIKKSGHNPIIYTANDEEYIKRLYDKLIEEIEEFKENPSSEEMADILEVCDAIMSYFRMSSEEVIKVKNKKFKERGGFSKKLILKEVIRDD; from the coding sequence ATGAAAAAAACAACATATAACAAACTTATAAGGGATAAAATTCCAGAGATTATTAAAAAAAGCGGTCATAATCCAATAATATATACTGCGAATGATGAAGAATATATAAAACGATTATATGATAAATTAATAGAAGAAATTGAAGAGTTTAAAGAAAATCCATCTTCTGAGGAAATGGCAGACATTTTAGAAGTTTGTGATGCCATTATGTCATATTTTAGAATGAGCTCCGAGGAGGTTATAAAAGTAAAAAATAAAAAATTCAAAGAAAGAGGAGGATTTTCAAAAAAACTTATTTTAAAAGAAGTAATTAGAGATGATTAA
- a CDS encoding formate/nitrite transporter family protein, producing MDFNPPDKTVELAGNVGGYKGKLGANQLFLRGIMGGAYIAMGAGLCTICSTGVSQYLGLGIAKLIGAAVFPVGLILIILTGMELVTGDMMLLPVAISQKKASYFQLLKVWFWVYFGNLIGSLIYVAVMVYGPLRSFNTTTGEWAVNSFGQTAIKIAEAKVLPYMAGGALGWLSCLVKGIGCNWLVNLAVMGSLSATSVFGKFLMIWFPIMAFVASGFEHSVANMYFIPAGMMLGANVSFSGWWLWNELPATIGNIIGAVIFVSMVYHYAYGKKI from the coding sequence ATGGATTTTAACCCACCAGATAAAACAGTTGAATTGGCAGGAAATGTAGGAGGATATAAAGGAAAGTTAGGAGCTAATCAATTATTTTTAAGAGGAATTATGGGAGGAGCATATATCGCCATGGGAGCAGGACTTTGCACAATATGTTCTACTGGAGTATCCCAATATCTTGGATTAGGAATTGCAAAGCTTATAGGTGCAGCAGTGTTCCCGGTTGGACTTATATTAATTATATTGACTGGTATGGAACTTGTTACTGGGGATATGATGCTATTACCTGTGGCAATATCTCAAAAAAAGGCATCATATTTCCAGCTTTTAAAAGTCTGGTTTTGGGTATATTTTGGAAACCTCATAGGTTCTTTAATATATGTTGCAGTGATGGTATATGGCCCACTTAGATCATTTAATACTACAACTGGCGAATGGGCAGTTAATTCGTTTGGTCAAACTGCAATTAAAATAGCTGAAGCTAAAGTCCTTCCCTACATGGCTGGCGGAGCATTAGGATGGCTTTCCTGTCTCGTAAAAGGTATTGGATGTAATTGGCTTGTTAACCTTGCAGTTATGGGCTCTTTGAGTGCCACAAGTGTATTTGGTAAATTCCTTATGATATGGTTCCCAATAATGGCGTTCGTAGCATCTGGATTCGAGCACAGTGTTGCAAACATGTATTTTATTCCTGCTGGAATGATGCTTGGTGCAAATGTGTCCTTTTCAGGATGGTGGTTATGGAATGAGTTACCTGCTACAATAGGAAACATAATTGGGGCAGTAATATTTGTATCAATGGTGTATCACTATGCATATGGTAAAAAAATTTAA